A stretch of DNA from Allomeiothermus silvanus DSM 9946:
TCGAGCCGGCGCCCCGGCTTGACGATACTGCCTGCCTCAGGGCTTTGCTCGAGGATGGTTTCCTTGGGTTGGCTCTGGTCGCTTCCCTCTACAAACTCTACCCGCAGCCCCATCCCCCGCACTGCCTCCACCGCCTGGCGGGGGGTTTTGCCGTGCAAATCGGGCAGAATGTATTGGGGTGGGTTCAAGTAGCGCTCGGCTCCCAGGAACAGGGATAGGCCGCCCAGCAGCATAAACACCAATCCTGGAGCCCAAGCTGGCCAGTTAAGGCGATACCGGCGCGGCTCGGGCTGGGGGGCTCGAGCCGCGTTGCCGCTAGGCGGGGTCGATGGGGGTCGGTTGGGGGTAGGGGCTGGTTCGGGGGTAACTACCCGTCTGCTGGAGGAGAGTGGGCGGGGGCCCTCGGACCGGGTGGGGCCGGGTTTGTTTAGGCTGGCTTTGCTAAAACTGGCTAGCCCCGCCAGCGGGTTGAGGTCGGCCAGCACCGGCTTGCCGGCTTGCTCGCCCACCTTGAGATCCATCTCGCCGTAGCCGAAAGGGGAGAGGACCTCGAGCCAAGGGCCGAGCCGGGCACGTTTAGGAGGGCGCCCCGGTGGGGGGGCGGCAAGATCCGGCCAGAACACGTAGTAGCGCCCCGGTTTGGCGGAGATCTCCAGACCGCTGGGGGTAGCGCCCAGGGCCTCGAGGCGCTTGAGGGCGTTGCGGTAACGGTGGAACGCACTCCTCGCTTCGGGGGTATGGACCTCGAACCAATACAGGGTGCCTTGGATATCCCCCGCGCGCACCCGGTGGGTGCGCAGGAATCCCTGGGATCCCAAATCCTGTACGACGGCATATTTCCCGTCTAGCAACGTCATCCTTGCGATTATACGGCAGGCCGGATGATGCGGATGATGGGCCAGCTCGGCGCACCCACGGAATGCAAGCGGGCTTTCGACGTTGGGGCGGGGGTTTGCTACAGGCTTGGCCCCTACCGATTCAGGGTGGGGTTAGGCCGAGCTGAATCCGGTAAGGCCCCACCACTAGGGGTGCCGCCATAAAATCCGCGGTGAGCGGAACCGAGAGCAGCAGCCCGCTTTGCGGGTCGCGCAGCTGGACTCCCCAGTGGCCGGGCTCGAGCCCGTTCCAGCGGGCCCGACCTTCGGAGTCCGTAAGGCGCAAAGCAGCCCCCATCTCAGCAGGAAGCTGCCGGCCCCCAGGCCCCAGCCGCCACAGCAGCACCCGCAGCCCGGCAGCGGGCTGGCCTTGCCGCCACACCTGAACCTCGAGCGTCACCGTTTGTGGCGTACGTGGCTCTTCTGGGGGCCTGGGCGGGGGCACCGGGCGGGGGGCTACTTGGGCTAGCGCCAGGCCGAAGCATAGTCCGATCAAGCAAACGAGGCGCATATTCCAAAACTCTAATCCCAGGAGTTCTGAGAACTCCTGGGATTAGCTTAGGACGGGTTAGGCTTCCTAAGTACAGGGCTAATAGTTGGCCAAGACGTAATCCAGCGCAGCTTTGGCGTCCACCAGGCCGTAGCCGTACCAGCCCGCGTTTTGGGTGCGGTAGTCGGGCTTGGCAAGCTGGCCGGTGAGGGCGGCGTTGGCGCTCTGCTCGAGGGCTACCCGCACCTGGAGCGGGGTCAGGTTGGGCTTGGCCGAGAACAACAGGGCTACCACCCCGCTTACCTGGGGGGCCGCCATCGAGGTGCCCTGCAGGTAAGCGTAGGGGTCGCCGGGGTTTTGCACCGTGGGGATGGTGGAAAGGATCCCCTGCCCAGGCGCCGCCACCGTCACGTAATCGCCCGCGTTGGAGAAGCCGGTGCGCAGGTTGTTAGCCGAGGTCGCCCCGACCCCGATCAAGCCGGGGATTACCGGGCTATAGCCGACCGGCCAGCTCAGGCGGTTGCCCTCGCGGAAGGAGTTCCCCGCCGAGAAGACGTACACCGTGCCCTTTTGGGTGCCGTAGCTGATCACATCGTAGAAGGCCTTGCTCTTGGCTCCACTCCCCCAGGAGTTATTGGCGACCTTGAAGCCGCAGTCGGCGGCGTATTTCATGGCCCGCACCAGCATGTAGTTGGAACCCCCAAAGTAACCCAAAGCCCGCACCGCGGCAATCTTGGCTTCGGGGGCCTGGCCCACCACACCCTTGCCGTTGGCCGCCGCGGCGATGGTCCCGGCCACGTGGGTGCCGTGCCCGCCGGTGTCTGAGGGGTCGGCGTCATCGTCCACGAAGTCATAGCCGTGCAGGCCGGGGCAGCTGGGGTTAGTGGGGTCGGGGTTGGTCCAGATGTTGGCGGCCAGGTCTTCGTGGGTCAGGTCCACCCCTTCGTCAATGACCGCTACCGTTACGCCCTGGCCGGTGTAGCCCGCCTCCCAAGCCTGGGGAGCGCGGGTGCGGTAGATGCCCCACAGGTAGGGCACGTTGCTGTAGGTGACGGGGGTTGCCGGGGCGGCAGGCCCTACGCTGGTGGTGGCGAAGGGGTCCCCGGCGGGCACCTCCACGAAGTACTTATCGGTAATGGGGCTGGGCAGGGCTTGCAGCCGGGGTGCCGAGGTTTTAGGCAGGCTGACCGCTTGCACCTCCTCCCGCGGGCTTTCCACCCAGTAGTTGGGCTCGGCGTACTCCACCCCGGCCTGATGCGAGTAGGCCTCGGCGAAGCTCAGCTCCTGGCCTTTGGGTACTTGCACCCGCGCCAGTTGACCCCAATGGGAATCGCCAAACGCCGAGACCTGCTGGCTGCCGCGGAGGGGTTGCAGCGAACTCAGGGTGACCCCGCCCTTGTACTTGACCAAGATCTCCCCGGCTACTGCCGGGTTGCCGTTCAGGGTAGTCAGGTCGGGGGCCTGGGTACGGGGGGTGGGCTGAGCGCCGCAGGCGGCGAGAATGGCCGTTGTAACTGCAAGCAGAATGGTCTTACGCATGCTCCACCTCCTCTAGTTGCCCGTCTGGAACGCGAAGACCTCGCTGGCCGATTCGCGGTAGCCGTTGGTGAGCAGGTTTTGCAGGTAGCGCTGGCTGGTTGGCCTGGCAGCGGGGATGTAGCCTAGGGTGTCCAGATAAGCCTGGGCCATCCGCCCGTAAGCCTCGTTCACCGGGTTGGACGGG
This window harbors:
- a CDS encoding PASTA domain-containing protein, which codes for MTLLDGKYAVVQDLGSQGFLRTHRVRAGDIQGTLYWFEVHTPEARSAFHRYRNALKRLEALGATPSGLEISAKPGRYYVFWPDLAAPPPGRPPKRARLGPWLEVLSPFGYGEMDLKVGEQAGKPVLADLNPLAGLASFSKASLNKPGPTRSEGPRPLSSSRRVVTPEPAPTPNRPPSTPPSGNAARAPQPEPRRYRLNWPAWAPGLVFMLLGGLSLFLGAERYLNPPQYILPDLHGKTPRQAVEAVRGMGLRVEFVEGSDQSQPKETILEQSPEAGSIVKPGRRLELVLNRPKLGSVPTLVGRPLEDAQRALEAAGYVVGPISRVFAEATAGTVLASLPAPGTELRQGAAVRLLVSTGTRPPLDTILPDLTGLTLEEAQYLLNIAELKPQVFQVASGAPEGQVLAQQPDPGTLMNKNAVVRLTVATQPNVSLPQNSPFAPPPRPEPTPQPQPAPQLGVRNVPLSITLPSNQEGAQVRLTVDDANPPTRVLYEGPFPPGGLIEVAGGVPVQGNATFRLYVNGELYQEWTNP
- a CDS encoding S8 family peptidase yields the protein MRKTILLAVTTAILAACGAQPTPRTQAPDLTTLNGNPAVAGEILVKYKGGVTLSSLQPLRGSQQVSAFGDSHWGQLARVQVPKGQELSFAEAYSHQAGVEYAEPNYWVESPREEVQAVSLPKTSAPRLQALPSPITDKYFVEVPAGDPFATTSVGPAAPATPVTYSNVPYLWGIYRTRAPQAWEAGYTGQGVTVAVIDEGVDLTHEDLAANIWTNPDPTNPSCPGLHGYDFVDDDADPSDTGGHGTHVAGTIAAAANGKGVVGQAPEAKIAAVRALGYFGGSNYMLVRAMKYAADCGFKVANNSWGSGAKSKAFYDVISYGTQKGTVYVFSAGNSFREGNRLSWPVGYSPVIPGLIGVGATSANNLRTGFSNAGDYVTVAAPGQGILSTIPTVQNPGDPYAYLQGTSMAAPQVSGVVALLFSAKPNLTPLQVRVALEQSANAALTGQLAKPDYRTQNAGWYGYGLVDAKAALDYVLANY